In one window of Arthrobacter pascens DNA:
- the fbaA gene encoding class II fructose-bisphosphate aldolase, which produces MPIATPEIYSEMIDRAKTGGFAYPAVNVTSSQTLNAALRGFADAESDGIVQVSTGGAAYWSGAATKDMVAGSLGFAAFAREVAKNYNVNIALHTDHCPKDKLDGFVLPLLAASEAEVKAGRNPLFNSHMWDGSAETLQENLRIARELLERTAAAKIILEVEIGTVGGEEDGVENAINDKLYTTVEDALATVEALGSGENGRYITALTFGNVHGVYKPGGVKLRPEILKDIQAQVGAKIGKDNPFDLVFHGGSGSSDQEIADAVSYGTIKMNIDTDTQYAYTRPVVNHMFKNYDGVLKVDGEVGNKKLYDPRVWGASAEAGLAARVVEAAKQLGSLGKTF; this is translated from the coding sequence ATGCCCATTGCAACCCCAGAGATCTACTCCGAGATGATCGACCGCGCAAAGACGGGCGGCTTCGCATACCCCGCCGTCAACGTCACGTCCTCGCAGACGCTGAACGCGGCCCTGCGCGGGTTCGCCGACGCCGAGTCCGACGGCATCGTCCAGGTATCCACCGGCGGTGCCGCCTACTGGTCTGGCGCCGCCACCAAGGACATGGTTGCCGGTTCCCTGGGCTTCGCGGCCTTTGCCCGCGAAGTTGCCAAGAACTACAACGTCAACATCGCGCTGCACACCGATCACTGCCCCAAGGACAAGCTGGACGGCTTCGTCCTGCCGCTGCTGGCCGCTTCCGAGGCCGAGGTCAAGGCCGGGCGGAACCCGCTGTTCAACTCCCACATGTGGGACGGTTCCGCCGAGACGCTGCAGGAAAACCTCCGCATCGCCCGTGAACTGCTGGAGCGCACCGCCGCCGCCAAGATCATCCTTGAAGTGGAGATCGGCACCGTCGGCGGCGAGGAAGACGGCGTCGAGAACGCCATCAACGACAAGCTGTACACCACGGTGGAAGATGCCCTTGCCACCGTCGAGGCACTTGGCTCCGGCGAGAACGGCCGCTACATCACCGCGCTCACGTTCGGCAATGTGCACGGCGTGTACAAGCCCGGCGGCGTGAAACTGCGCCCGGAGATCCTGAAGGACATCCAGGCGCAGGTGGGTGCGAAGATTGGCAAGGACAACCCCTTCGATCTCGTCTTCCACGGCGGCTCCGGCTCCTCCGACCAGGAAATCGCCGACGCCGTTTCCTACGGCACCATCAAGATGAACATCGACACCGACACCCAGTACGCCTACACGCGTCCGGTCGTGAACCACATGTTCAAGAACTACGACGGCGTGCTGAAGGTCGACGGGGAGGTCGGCAACAAGAAGCTCTACGATCCCCGCGTCTGGGGCGCCTCAGCCGAAGCCGGCCTGGCCGCCCGCGTGGTCGAGGCAGCCAAGCAGCTCGGATCGCTCGGCAAGACCTTCTAG
- a CDS encoding TrmH family RNA methyltransferase gives MTRHPQNPDLPVPLPEEAPEPKAEVGVGPWEGELPAGDHWDPELLADGDRRNVVDKYRYWKHDAIVADLDSRRHNFHIAIENWQHDLNIGTVVRTANAFLAKEVHIIGRRRWNRRGAMVTDRYQHVRYHPTVEEFVSWAQGEGLAIIGIDIFPDSVPLETYELPKDCVLVFGQEGPGLTPEVHEAALATLSIEQFGSTRSINAASAAAIAMHAWVRRHVFNQHI, from the coding sequence GTGACCCGCCACCCCCAGAACCCCGACCTGCCCGTTCCCCTACCAGAGGAGGCGCCGGAGCCCAAAGCGGAGGTCGGCGTCGGGCCCTGGGAAGGCGAGCTGCCGGCCGGGGACCATTGGGATCCGGAGCTGCTGGCGGACGGCGACCGGCGCAATGTGGTGGACAAGTACCGCTACTGGAAGCACGATGCCATCGTTGCGGATCTCGATTCCAGGCGGCACAACTTTCATATCGCCATCGAAAACTGGCAGCACGACCTCAACATCGGCACCGTGGTGCGGACTGCCAACGCCTTCCTCGCCAAGGAGGTCCACATCATCGGACGACGCCGGTGGAACAGGCGCGGGGCTATGGTCACCGACCGTTACCAGCACGTCCGGTACCACCCCACAGTGGAGGAGTTTGTGTCCTGGGCGCAGGGGGAGGGGCTGGCCATCATCGGCATCGACATCTTCCCCGACTCGGTGCCCCTTGAAACGTATGAGCTGCCCAAGGACTGCGTGCTGGTCTTCGGCCAGGAGGGTCCCGGCCTGACGCCGGAGGTGCATGAGGCGGCGCTGGCCACCCTCTCCATAGAGCAGTTCGGCAGTACGCGCTCCATCAATGCGGCCTCCGCCGCCGCAATCGCCATGCACGCCTGGGTCCGCCGCCACGTGTTCAACCAGCACATCTAA
- a CDS encoding HAD-IIA family hydrolase → MAKTDQVKGSPAVYRSGQEIECWLTDMDGVLVHENQAVPGAAELIQRWVDTSKRFLVLTNNSIFTPRDLAARLRASGLEVPEENIWTSALATAQFLKDQVQGSGSGNRAYTIGEAGLTTALHEAGFILTDQDPDFVVLGETRTYSFEAITMAIRLILAGARFIATNPDATGPSKDGPMPATGAIAALITKATGREPYVVGKPNPMMFRSAMNQIDAHSETTAMIGDRMDTDIIAGMEAGLHTVLVLTGITQREQIASFPFRPNQVLNSVADLKSQI, encoded by the coding sequence ATGGCAAAAACAGACCAGGTCAAGGGATCGCCGGCGGTATACCGGAGCGGACAGGAGATCGAGTGCTGGCTGACCGATATGGACGGCGTCCTGGTTCATGAAAACCAGGCTGTCCCGGGAGCCGCGGAGCTGATCCAGCGTTGGGTGGACACGTCCAAGCGTTTCCTGGTGCTGACCAACAACTCCATCTTCACTCCCCGCGACCTGGCCGCCAGGCTGCGGGCCTCGGGCCTTGAGGTCCCCGAGGAGAACATCTGGACGTCTGCCCTGGCCACGGCTCAGTTCCTGAAGGACCAGGTGCAGGGCTCCGGTTCCGGGAACCGCGCGTACACGATCGGTGAGGCGGGACTCACGACGGCGCTGCACGAGGCAGGCTTCATCCTCACCGACCAGGATCCCGACTTTGTGGTGCTCGGCGAGACGCGTACGTATTCGTTCGAGGCCATTACGATGGCCATCCGGCTGATCCTGGCGGGGGCGCGCTTCATCGCCACCAACCCCGACGCCACTGGACCGTCCAAGGACGGCCCCATGCCCGCAACCGGTGCCATCGCCGCACTGATCACCAAAGCCACCGGCCGGGAACCGTACGTTGTGGGCAAGCCGAATCCGATGATGTTCCGGTCCGCCATGAACCAGATCGACGCGCACTCCGAAACCACGGCCATGATCGGGGACCGGATGGACACGGACATCATTGCCGGAATGGAAGCCGGCCTGCACACCGTCCTGGTCCTGACCGGCATTACCCAGCGCGAGCAGATCGCGTCGTTCCCGTTCCGTCCCAACCAGGTCCTCAATTCCGTGGCGGACCTGAAGAGCCAGATCTAG
- a CDS encoding alpha/beta hydrolase, producing MPQKGEPEQQEQPCAAEARLLADAAALRRFSRRSFLVGAGASSLLAADMLFTRRIQAERRASKILPVPDGFADAYYPDASWFLFPGYKTSWEEALWILNALRGVLNKRGQLAAVGYSNQGLDIDELVIAILGHIREKKLTKLFFYGHSFGGMVATEVAYKLRELANVEVEFILLDSSPYNKNDVLDQSWFDGVVFLYESGVRLPSVVRGGYELGERVIHKDERSWRQILDQSMEQLSPIAPSTLLIQTESDYIYHFDGTVFRDKLGGTRMAFIGNPQDQTIDYGTARDKWAVAFGSNMVSTDQQTVGARPAHASPGWNPGIYSPVVERLLNEYFPLPGGGTRVTIF from the coding sequence GTGCCGCAAAAGGGGGAACCAGAGCAACAGGAGCAGCCTTGTGCTGCCGAAGCGCGGCTGCTCGCCGACGCCGCCGCCCTCCGCCGCTTCTCGCGCCGCAGCTTCCTGGTGGGAGCCGGCGCCTCGTCCCTGTTGGCCGCGGACATGTTGTTTACCCGACGGATCCAGGCCGAGCGCAGGGCCAGCAAGATCCTGCCCGTTCCTGACGGCTTCGCCGACGCCTACTATCCGGACGCCAGCTGGTTCCTTTTCCCGGGCTACAAGACCAGCTGGGAAGAAGCCCTCTGGATCCTTAACGCACTCCGCGGGGTGCTGAACAAGCGCGGGCAGCTGGCCGCCGTCGGCTATTCCAACCAAGGGCTGGATATCGATGAGCTGGTGATCGCCATCCTTGGGCACATCCGGGAGAAAAAGCTGACGAAACTCTTCTTCTACGGGCACAGCTTCGGAGGCATGGTGGCCACCGAAGTGGCGTACAAGCTGCGCGAACTCGCGAACGTGGAGGTCGAGTTCATCCTCCTGGACTCCAGCCCGTACAACAAGAACGACGTCCTTGACCAGAGCTGGTTCGACGGGGTGGTGTTCCTCTACGAAAGCGGAGTCCGCCTCCCCTCGGTGGTGCGGGGCGGGTACGAACTGGGTGAGCGGGTGATCCACAAGGACGAGCGTTCGTGGCGCCAGATCCTGGACCAGAGCATGGAGCAGCTCTCACCTATCGCACCATCCACCCTGCTGATCCAGACCGAGTCCGACTACATTTACCACTTTGACGGCACGGTCTTCAGGGACAAACTCGGAGGGACCCGGATGGCCTTCATCGGGAACCCCCAGGACCAGACGATCGACTACGGAACTGCCCGGGATAAGTGGGCGGTGGCGTTTGGATCCAACATGGTGTCCACGGACCAGCAGACGGTCGGGGCCAGGCCAGCGCACGCCAGCCCCGGATGGAATCCTGGAATTTACAGCCCCGTTGTGGAGCGCCTGCTGAATGAGTACTTCCCCCTGCCCGGCGGCGGAACAAGGGTGACCATCTTCTAG
- the pyrE gene encoding orotate phosphoribosyltransferase, producing MTSPSHAAIDTATARARLLELIKELAVVRGKVILSSGAEADYYIDLRRITLHHEASKLVGQVMLALADDAGIDFECAGGLTMGADPVGTAVMHAAVDAGRNVDAFVVRKAQKSYGMGRQVEGPSVEGRKVLVLEDTSTTGGSALTAVEGVRKAGGNVVAVAVIVDRDTGAKEKIEAETGVPYLFAFGKDELGLA from the coding sequence ATGACTTCCCCCTCCCACGCCGCAATTGACACTGCTACTGCCCGTGCCCGCCTCCTGGAACTGATCAAGGAGCTTGCCGTTGTCCGCGGCAAGGTGATCCTCTCCAGCGGCGCGGAGGCTGATTACTACATCGACCTGCGCCGCATCACCCTCCACCACGAGGCCTCCAAGCTGGTGGGGCAGGTCATGCTGGCCCTCGCGGACGACGCCGGTATCGACTTTGAATGCGCGGGCGGGCTGACCATGGGCGCGGACCCCGTAGGCACTGCCGTGATGCACGCGGCCGTGGATGCCGGCCGGAACGTTGACGCCTTCGTGGTCCGGAAGGCCCAGAAGTCCTACGGCATGGGCCGCCAGGTGGAGGGCCCGTCGGTCGAAGGGCGCAAGGTGCTGGTGCTCGAGGACACGTCCACCACCGGCGGCTCAGCGTTGACCGCCGTCGAGGGTGTCCGTAAGGCCGGAGGCAACGTGGTCGCGGTAGCGGTCATCGTGGACCGGGACACCGGGGCCAAGGAAAAGATCGAGGCCGAGACCGGAGTGCCGTACCTGTTCGCTTTCGGCAAGGACGAACTGGGCCTCGCCTGA
- a CDS encoding gluconokinase, GntK/IdnK-type has protein sequence MGVSGCGKTTIGELVARGLGLPFLDGDSLHPVENVAKMAAGTPLTDEDRWPWLAIVGSELAAAGDGGLVLACSALRRSYRDAIRAQAPDTVFLHLHGSKEVLGARIEGRTGHFMPPSLLESQLATLEPLEADEAGIVVDIAAPVEAVVAAALTRLAGITAGRGSSVEAQPALPAQPVEPARPAASGDYPGARQSDVDLQSAPFSLDDAAVAWVESTLGSMTLEEKIGQLFINHNNDYSPQYLDGILGNYHVGGMRYRPGPSDAVQEHIRYAQAKSRVPLLIASNPEMGGAGSSDDGTFVCTHLQAGSHPDKSIARQMGQVAGVETAALGCNWAFAPIVDIHYNWRNTVISTRSFGNTPEIVVERAKEYFDGISESRTVCAIKHFPGDGIDERDQHVVTSYNTLGYEEWNRTYGHVYRELIGHGVQSIMIGHIGAPELSRHFRPGMTDKDILPATLSPELLLDLLRGELGFNGLILTDASQMLGLTQAMKRKDLVPATIAAGCDMFLFFRNPAEDFRYMMEGYKSGVITEHRLHNAVRRILALKATLGLHAVPREELVPPSEALAVIGSEAHHAVAAGIADKTVTLVKDTANNLPITPETHHRIRLYGVSGGSHFTRADPLAYLDIVKDELEQAGFEVHLFRTAEQREAAGETGVNFMSVISEEATGDYAEKYDAAFVFANVKGFAQEAAIRIKWSSPMAAEIPWYATEVPTVFVSLNQPNHLIDVPMVRTAIHAHAGTREAIRAAVDKIQGKSAFQGTFNENVFCDSFDTRL, from the coding sequence ATGGGTGTCTCGGGCTGCGGCAAGACCACCATCGGCGAGCTCGTGGCCCGCGGACTGGGGCTGCCCTTCCTCGACGGCGATTCCCTCCACCCGGTGGAAAACGTGGCCAAGATGGCTGCCGGCACGCCCCTGACGGACGAGGACCGCTGGCCGTGGCTCGCTATTGTGGGCTCCGAGCTCGCCGCTGCGGGCGACGGCGGCCTGGTCCTCGCCTGTTCGGCCCTGCGCCGCAGCTATCGGGACGCCATCCGGGCCCAGGCCCCGGACACGGTTTTCCTGCACCTGCACGGCAGCAAGGAGGTGCTGGGGGCCCGAATTGAGGGCAGGACCGGGCATTTCATGCCGCCTTCGCTGCTGGAATCCCAGCTGGCAACACTGGAGCCGCTCGAAGCGGACGAGGCAGGCATTGTGGTGGACATTGCTGCCCCTGTTGAAGCCGTCGTGGCGGCGGCACTCACCCGCCTCGCCGGTATCACCGCCGGCCGCGGCAGTTCAGTGGAGGCACAGCCGGCACTGCCTGCCCAGCCCGTCGAGCCGGCCCGGCCGGCCGCATCCGGTGATTACCCCGGAGCCCGGCAGTCCGACGTCGACCTTCAGTCCGCGCCCTTCAGCCTCGACGACGCCGCTGTCGCGTGGGTGGAGTCCACCCTCGGCTCGATGACGCTCGAGGAGAAGATCGGACAGCTGTTTATCAACCACAACAACGACTACTCCCCGCAGTACCTTGACGGGATCCTGGGGAACTATCACGTGGGCGGAATGCGCTACCGCCCCGGCCCGTCCGACGCGGTACAGGAGCATATCCGGTACGCCCAAGCGAAAAGCCGGGTGCCGCTGCTGATAGCGTCCAACCCGGAAATGGGCGGCGCCGGAAGCAGCGACGACGGCACGTTCGTTTGCACGCACCTTCAGGCGGGCTCGCACCCGGACAAGTCCATCGCCCGGCAAATGGGGCAGGTCGCCGGAGTGGAGACTGCTGCGCTTGGCTGTAACTGGGCGTTCGCCCCGATCGTGGACATCCACTACAACTGGCGGAACACTGTCATCTCCACCCGCTCCTTCGGCAACACGCCTGAGATTGTGGTGGAGCGGGCCAAGGAATACTTCGACGGGATCAGCGAATCGCGAACTGTCTGCGCCATAAAGCACTTCCCCGGAGACGGCATTGATGAACGTGACCAGCACGTGGTCACGTCCTACAACACCCTTGGCTACGAGGAATGGAACCGGACCTACGGTCACGTATACCGGGAACTGATCGGCCACGGCGTGCAGTCCATCATGATCGGCCACATCGGCGCGCCGGAACTTTCCCGGCACTTCCGTCCCGGCATGACCGACAAGGATATCCTGCCGGCCACCCTGTCTCCGGAGCTGCTCCTGGACCTGCTTCGGGGCGAGCTCGGCTTCAACGGGCTTATCCTCACTGACGCGTCGCAAATGCTCGGCCTGACCCAGGCCATGAAGCGCAAGGACCTGGTCCCCGCCACCATCGCCGCCGGCTGCGACATGTTCCTGTTCTTCCGCAACCCTGCAGAGGACTTCCGGTACATGATGGAGGGCTACAAATCCGGCGTTATCACGGAGCACCGGCTGCACAACGCCGTGCGCCGCATCCTGGCGCTGAAGGCCACCCTGGGCCTGCACGCTGTGCCGAGGGAGGAACTGGTGCCTCCTTCAGAAGCCCTTGCCGTCATCGGAAGTGAGGCACACCATGCCGTCGCGGCCGGGATAGCGGACAAGACTGTCACCCTGGTGAAGGACACCGCCAACAACCTGCCGATTACCCCGGAAACGCATCACCGCATCCGCCTGTACGGCGTCTCCGGAGGCTCCCACTTCACACGGGCGGACCCGCTGGCCTACCTGGACATCGTCAAGGACGAGCTGGAGCAGGCAGGCTTCGAGGTGCACCTGTTCCGGACGGCGGAGCAGCGTGAAGCCGCAGGGGAGACCGGAGTCAACTTCATGTCCGTCATCTCTGAGGAAGCCACGGGTGACTACGCGGAAAAGTACGATGCGGCGTTTGTCTTTGCCAATGTCAAAGGCTTTGCCCAGGAGGCCGCCATCCGGATCAAGTGGTCGTCTCCCATGGCGGCGGAAATCCCCTGGTACGCCACGGAAGTACCAACCGTCTTCGTTTCGCTGAACCAGCCCAACCACTTGATCGACGTTCCGATGGTCCGGACGGCCATCCATGCCCACGCCGGAACACGCGAGGCCATCCGCGCCGCCGTTGACAAAATCCAGGGCAAGTCCGCATTCCAGGGGACGTTCAACGAGAATGTCTTCTGCGATTCCTTCGATACCAGGCTCTAG
- the manD gene encoding D-mannonate dehydratase ManD has translation MKIVAAEVFVTSPSRNFVTLRITTEDGVTGIGDATLNGRELAVAAYLKEHVAQLLIGKDPHRIEDTWQFLYRSAYWRRGPVTMAAIAAVDMALWDIKGKLAGMPVYQLLGGASRNGLRAYGHASGADIPSLFDSVREHLELGYKSIRIQTAIPGIKALYGVAAQAQASGERYDYEPAGRGAFPMEEDWDTRAYLRHLPTVFEAVRNEFGPEIPLLHDGHHRMTPIQAAKLGKALEPYDLFWLEDCTPAENQEALRLVRQHTTTPLAIGEIFNTVYDYQSIIKEQLIDYVRAASTHFGGISPLKKVMDYAAQYQIKSGFHGPTDISPVGFAAQLHVGLAIHNYGIQEYMQHSDKTNEVFEQSMTFVDGYLHPGDKPGIGVEFNEEAAAAFPYQQAYLPYNRLVDGTVHDW, from the coding sequence ATGAAGATCGTCGCAGCAGAAGTATTCGTCACCAGCCCGTCCCGCAACTTCGTGACACTCAGGATCACCACGGAGGACGGTGTGACAGGCATCGGTGACGCCACCCTTAACGGCCGTGAGCTTGCAGTGGCCGCGTACCTGAAGGAGCATGTGGCACAGCTGCTGATAGGCAAGGACCCGCACCGGATCGAGGATACCTGGCAGTTCTTGTACCGCAGCGCATACTGGCGCCGCGGGCCGGTGACCATGGCAGCCATCGCCGCCGTGGACATGGCCTTGTGGGACATCAAGGGCAAGCTGGCAGGAATGCCCGTCTACCAGCTCCTGGGCGGTGCCTCACGGAACGGATTGCGTGCCTACGGTCACGCCTCCGGCGCGGACATCCCCTCGCTCTTCGATTCCGTCCGGGAGCACCTGGAACTGGGCTACAAGTCCATCCGGATCCAGACAGCCATCCCCGGGATCAAGGCGCTTTACGGAGTGGCGGCCCAGGCGCAGGCGTCCGGTGAACGCTATGACTACGAGCCCGCGGGCCGCGGTGCCTTTCCGATGGAGGAGGACTGGGACACGCGGGCCTACCTGCGGCACCTGCCCACCGTTTTCGAAGCGGTCCGGAATGAGTTCGGGCCGGAAATTCCCCTTCTGCACGACGGCCACCACAGGATGACGCCGATCCAGGCCGCAAAACTCGGCAAGGCCTTGGAGCCGTATGACCTGTTCTGGCTGGAGGACTGCACCCCGGCTGAGAACCAGGAAGCCCTGCGCCTGGTCCGCCAGCACACCACCACCCCGCTGGCCATCGGCGAAATCTTTAACACCGTGTACGACTACCAGAGCATCATCAAAGAACAGCTGATCGATTACGTCCGGGCCGCTTCCACCCACTTCGGGGGCATCTCCCCACTGAAGAAGGTCATGGATTACGCAGCGCAGTACCAGATAAAGTCCGGCTTCCACGGACCCACTGATATCTCCCCTGTCGGGTTCGCCGCTCAGCTGCACGTCGGACTGGCTATCCATAACTACGGGATCCAGGAATACATGCAGCACTCGGACAAGACCAATGAGGTCTTCGAGCAGTCCATGACGTTTGTGGATGGATACCTGCACCCGGGAGACAAGCCCGGCATCGGCGTCGAGTTCAACGAGGAAGCCGCAGCAGCGTTCCCCTACCAGCAGGCCTACCTGCCCTACAACCGCCTGGTGGACGGAACGGTGCATGACTGGTGA
- a CDS encoding mannitol dehydrogenase family protein, protein MDIQVPALDRTLRPLPTAPIRIVHLGLGAFHRSHQAWYTQHSPDAADWGIAAFTGRRPDAATALAAQDGLYTLIERSGNEDTFEVIGSIVEAVDGADVGRLCELVSAPATAMVTLTITEAAYGLASDGTFDRSSAGMAGDLALLAGGTGGTGTGGTPTTPLGRLVLALAARRDAGSGPLAVVSCDNLSGNGEVARRAVVGMAEAWKPDLAAWIGKNVSFVSTSVDRITPRTTEADVAEVEDRCGYRDSSPVVAEPFSDWVLSGDFPAGRPRWEEAGAVVVDDIEPYENRKLWLLNGAHSLLAYAGQLRGHTTVAEALEDPVCREAVEAFWDEASAHLQGEDLHIPEYREALRGRFGNRRIAHHLSQIAADGTTKLRMRALPVLAAERSRGRSGAGSALMLAAWIDYVGQQDSLQDPLATAIRKANDSAGPAGSARVAALLGLVSPQLSDDPEIVSLVAALCGTLATETTGRTSTPSAPHLIPGRNS, encoded by the coding sequence ATGGACATCCAGGTGCCCGCGCTGGACAGGACCCTCAGGCCCCTGCCCACGGCGCCCATACGGATCGTCCACCTTGGCCTGGGCGCCTTTCACCGTTCACATCAGGCCTGGTACACCCAGCACTCCCCGGACGCCGCGGACTGGGGGATCGCAGCCTTCACCGGCAGACGGCCGGACGCGGCCACTGCACTTGCAGCGCAGGACGGCCTCTACACGCTGATTGAGCGGTCGGGCAACGAAGACACCTTCGAAGTGATCGGCAGTATCGTCGAAGCAGTGGACGGCGCGGACGTAGGACGCCTTTGCGAACTGGTCTCAGCCCCGGCAACCGCCATGGTCACCCTGACGATTACGGAGGCCGCCTACGGCCTGGCCTCCGATGGCACCTTCGACCGTTCTTCGGCCGGCATGGCCGGTGACCTTGCGCTGCTGGCCGGCGGTACCGGAGGCACCGGCACAGGAGGAACACCCACGACGCCGCTTGGCCGGCTGGTCCTGGCCCTCGCCGCCCGCAGGGATGCCGGGTCCGGCCCGCTCGCCGTCGTCAGTTGCGACAACCTGTCGGGGAACGGCGAGGTTGCCCGACGCGCAGTCGTGGGCATGGCGGAGGCCTGGAAGCCGGACCTGGCGGCCTGGATCGGGAAAAACGTCAGTTTCGTCAGCACGTCCGTGGACCGGATCACCCCGCGGACCACCGAAGCCGATGTCGCCGAAGTGGAAGACCGGTGCGGCTACCGCGACAGCTCCCCGGTGGTTGCCGAGCCCTTCAGCGACTGGGTATTGAGCGGTGACTTTCCGGCCGGCCGGCCACGCTGGGAGGAAGCCGGTGCCGTCGTCGTGGATGACATCGAACCGTACGAAAACCGCAAGCTCTGGCTCCTGAACGGCGCCCATTCGCTCCTGGCCTATGCCGGACAGCTGCGCGGACACACCACGGTGGCTGAAGCGCTTGAGGATCCGGTCTGCCGGGAGGCCGTGGAGGCCTTCTGGGATGAGGCATCCGCCCATCTGCAGGGCGAAGATCTCCACATCCCCGAGTACCGCGAAGCCCTCCGCGGCAGGTTCGGGAACAGGCGGATAGCCCACCACCTTTCGCAGATCGCGGCGGACGGCACCACTAAACTCCGGATGCGGGCACTGCCGGTCCTGGCCGCCGAAAGGTCCCGGGGCCGATCCGGTGCGGGCAGCGCCCTGATGCTGGCTGCCTGGATCGACTATGTGGGCCAACAGGATTCGCTGCAGGATCCGCTGGCCACCGCCATCCGGAAGGCGAACGATTCTGCAGGACCTGCAGGCTCTGCCAGGGTGGCCGCCCTCTTGGGCCTCGTCAGTCCCCAATTGTCGGATGACCCCGAAATCGTGTCGTTGGTGGCTGCCCTTTGCGGCACCCTCGCCACGGAAACCACAGGCCGTACGTCCACCCCCTCCGCACCGCACCTGATTCCCGGAAGGAACAGCTGA
- the uxaC gene encoding glucuronate isomerase, with the protein MEQPIAAHPDRLLPADPGVRAIARSLYSAVEGLPIISPHGHVDAAVIEQNLPFPDPAALLVTPDHYVTRLIHANGVPLNQLGLGGSTMDPRQVWRNFCQAWPAFEGTASGYWIRQEFEHVFGVHEEPTAENSDRIFDAVSARLAEPGFRPRELFKEFNIEVLATTDDPLDSLESHAALAADPAFASRVLPTFRPDQYLNIAHPAWNENVERLLAAAGGGASGYAGYIGALEARRRHFVDNGAVSADHGVRTPATLKLDDADAARLFERARAGDATPEDREAFEAHMMYQMARMSVEDGLVMTIHPGSYRNHHRPTFEEFGADTGHDIPFAVTYTEAIRPLLEDFGTAKDFHLVLFTLDETVFSRELAPLAGFYPSVFIGAPWWFLDAPDAMLRFRSSVTETAGFSRSSGFIDDTRAFCSIPARHDTSRRIESAFLARLVAEHRISEERAHELIVDIVDSSPRRVFKL; encoded by the coding sequence ATGGAACAGCCGATAGCAGCCCACCCGGACCGGCTTCTCCCGGCGGATCCCGGCGTGCGCGCGATAGCCCGCTCACTGTACTCCGCCGTCGAGGGGCTTCCCATCATCTCCCCGCACGGCCACGTGGATGCCGCGGTCATCGAACAGAACCTGCCGTTCCCTGATCCTGCGGCATTGCTTGTCACCCCCGACCACTATGTAACCCGGCTGATCCATGCCAACGGGGTCCCGCTGAACCAGCTGGGCCTGGGCGGTTCGACAATGGATCCGCGGCAGGTCTGGCGAAACTTCTGCCAGGCGTGGCCCGCCTTCGAGGGCACCGCGTCAGGCTACTGGATCCGGCAGGAATTCGAGCATGTCTTCGGAGTGCACGAAGAGCCCACGGCTGAAAATTCGGACCGGATCTTCGACGCCGTCTCGGCCAGGCTGGCCGAACCCGGCTTCCGGCCGCGGGAGCTGTTCAAGGAATTCAATATCGAAGTCCTGGCCACCACCGATGACCCCCTGGACTCCCTCGAAAGCCACGCGGCGCTGGCCGCCGATCCGGCATTTGCCAGCCGCGTCCTGCCGACATTCCGTCCCGACCAGTACCTGAATATTGCCCATCCGGCCTGGAACGAGAACGTGGAACGCCTGCTGGCCGCCGCCGGCGGGGGTGCTTCAGGATACGCCGGCTACATCGGCGCCCTCGAAGCCCGGCGCCGGCACTTCGTGGACAACGGTGCCGTTTCCGCCGATCATGGCGTCCGGACTCCGGCCACCCTCAAACTGGACGACGCCGACGCCGCGCGGCTTTTCGAGCGCGCCCGGGCCGGCGACGCCACTCCTGAGGACCGCGAGGCCTTCGAAGCCCACATGATGTACCAGATGGCCAGGATGTCCGTGGAGGACGGGCTGGTGATGACGATCCATCCAGGTTCGTACCGGAACCACCACCGGCCCACGTTTGAGGAGTTCGGAGCGGACACAGGCCATGACATTCCGTTCGCCGTGACCTACACCGAGGCGATCAGGCCGCTTCTGGAGGACTTCGGCACGGCCAAGGACTTCCACCTGGTGCTGTTCACCCTGGACGAGACTGTGTTTTCCCGGGAACTGGCACCGCTGGCAGGGTTCTACCCGTCCGTCTTTATCGGCGCGCCCTGGTGGTTCCTCGACGCGCCGGACGCCATGCTGCGCTTCCGCTCCTCGGTCACCGAGACAGCAGGTTTCTCGCGCTCGTCGGGCTTCATCGACGACACCCGGGCATTTTGCTCCATACCGGCCCGCCACGACACTTCCCGCCGGATCGAGTCCGCATTCCTGGCCCGGCTCGTGGCCGAACACCGCATCAGCGAAGAACGTGCCCACGAGCTCATCGTCGACATCGTGGATTCGTCCCCGCGCAGAGTGTTCAAGCTGTGA